CCGCGAGGGGTTCACCTCGGGGTGGTCGGCCGCCAGGGTCATGGCGAACAGGGCGAGGTGCCAAGAGTGCTCGGCCGAGTTCTCCCGCCGGCTGCCGTCGGCGATGGGGGACTGGCGCAGCACGCCCTTGAGAGCGTCGGCTTCCATGAGGAACGCGAGCTGCTTGGCGAGTCGAGAGTCGGGCATAACGCCGAGTGTATCGATTGGTGGTGGCGTGTCAGAGCCGGCTGGTGGCGTTCCCACGGCGACGCTGCCGCGGCTTGTCCGGCAGTACGGCATCAGAACGGGGCATTTGGTTCGCCGGACGCTTCACACGCGTTCTCACGCCGCCACTTCTCCGCCGTTTTCCGTAGAAACCGGCCACCCAGCGCGATCTAATTAGTAGACGGGCAGACTCTGCCGCCCGTGTTTTACCGCTGGGGCGTGGCGGAATTGAGTCCGCAGGTGATCGACGGAATCGGACAAAACCCCGGCTCCAGTATTCACGGGATTAGCTGTAAACGGCTTTTAGAAAAGACTTAAGTGAGGATCGGGGCCGAGATGCGCCCGGAGTTTTGTCCGCTTCGCGCGTGTTTTTGGACAAAACGATTCGGACATAACCCCGGCCGGCGGGTGGCTGCGCGGGCGTCAGGCCGTGCGGGTGGGCGTCAGGTTGATTGAGGTTGGGCCAGTTTGGTGGCCTGTCATCGCTGTCGGGCAGCTGGCCTTTGGTTTGCACTTGCTGGGGCAGGAACGTCACGTGTTTTCTCCCCAGGTAGCCGATGTCGTCTGTCCTGCAGCCCGCCGCCGTTGATGCTCGAGAGGGCGCTCCGTCAACCGCCCGCCGCCCGGTGGTGGAGGTCGGGTGGCTCGTCAGCGAGAACCTCGACGAGCCCGATAAGCAGGCCATCCGCGCCGCGCACAGCGAGGTCGCCGCGTTGCTGGCCGAGCAACTGCCGGAGTTCGAGTGGCGGCTGCCGCTGGAGGTCCGCGAGTCGCCCGCGTCGCCGTGGCAGGGCGAGGCGGTGGAGCACTTGTCCTGGGCCCGCGAGGAGCGGGACCTCCGCGGCTGGGACTACGTGTTTGTGTTCGTCGCGCCCGACCTGCTCGCGCGGCAGCGTGACCACGCGTGGGAGTGCGTGTCGCGCTCGTTGGATTCGGCGGTGATCTCCACGGCGCGGGTCGACCCCCGCGCGGGCGACCCCGGGGTGGGCACGGAGCAACGCGTGGCGAGCCTCGCCCGGCGGCTGAGCGTGCTGGTGCTGCGGGGCCTGGGGAGGCTATGCGGCCTGGCGATCGATGAAACCGCAGGGCGTGTGATGAGCAGCTTCCAGGTGGTGGCCGACCTGGACGACGCGCAGCCGCTGCTGCCCGAGCAGTGGGAACGCCTGCGCGAGACCCTGCAGCAAACCGCCGACCCCCGGCTGGAGGAGGAGACCACCGCCGCGCGGCAGGGCCCGGTGCGATTCTACGCTAAGGCGGGCTGGCGGAACCGACACGAGATTATCAACGGCGTGCGTCAGGCGCAGCCCTGGCAGATGCCGCTGCGGCTGACGCGGCTGACCATCGCCGCGGTGACCACCGTGCTGGTGCTGGTGATGACCGCCGAGGCGTGGGAGCTCGGCACGCGGCAGCCGGCGGCGACCGTGGTTGGGCTAACGCTCGTGAGCATGGCGGTGACGATCTACTACGTGCTGAGCCGGCAGAACCTGCTGCTCCGCGGGCGGACCGGGGGGCTCAGCGAGCAGGTGGTGACCACCAACCTGACCACCATCGCGATTGTCGCGGCCGGCATCCTAACTACCTACACGGTGCTGTACCTGCTGACGCTGGCAGTGACCCTCGCGCTGTTCGACGCGGGGCTGGTGGCGTCGTGGGCGCCGACGCTCGAGGGCCGCGCCGGGTGGGGCAACTACGTGGGGTTCGCGGGGTTTGTCTCGTCGGTGGGCATCGTGATCGGCGCGCTGGGCGTGTCGTTCGAGGGCCAGAACTACTTCCGCCACATCACCTTTGTCGACGAGGAGGTCTGAGCCGACGTGCGACTACGCCAGCAGCATCACCAGCATCACGGCGGCCATCACGGCCATCGTGCCGTCCTCGACGATGGTGAGGGTGCTCATCGGCAGGTCGAACATCGTGCCCAGGCAGCCGCACTGGATGTCGCGGCCGCGGGCCACGGCGTTTACTACGCCCGCGGTGCTGACCAGCATCACGGCGAGCGTGGCCGCGTTCACGGCAACCGGCCACACCTGCAGCAGGTACGCCACGCCCAGGCCCAGTTCGATGAATGGGTAGACGTACGCATACGGCAGCCAGCGAGCGGCGATCAGGTCGTACGAGGTGTAGGCTTCGGCGAAGCCCGCCAGGTCGAGCATCTTGAAGAACGAGAACGCTACGAAGAACAGCCCCATGAACACGCTCATCAGGAACCCGGCCGACCAGACGCCCGCCGCCGCGCCGGCGATGGCCGTGCCGCCGATCAGGTAGCCGATGATCAGCAGCAGCGGTTTGTAGGTGGCCAGCCACGACCGGTGGTGGTCGGCGTGGTCGTGATCGTGCGAGGCGTCGCTGTGGTGGTTGTGCTGGCTGGCGTCGGAGGGCTCGCCCTCGTGGTCGTCGGCCTGCTGCTTCTTGCCGTTGGTCAGCGACTGGTAACGCGGGTTGTCCTCCAGGTAGCTCCGCACGTAGCTGCACGTGGGGATCACCCGCAGGGTTTGCTGCTCGGCGTAATTTAGTGCGGACTCGGCCAGCCGCGCGGCGATGCCGTTGCCGCGGTCGGCCGGCGGCACGAACGTGTGCGCAAGGTTGATGACGCCGGCGTCGGGCCGCTCGTAGCTGAGCACGCTTTCGCGGCTGTCGCTGAGGTAGACAAAGCGGTTGTTGTCGGCGTCGTGCTCCACGCCCTCGACGAGGTAGTCGCTGTGGGGCGCCGGTTGGCGCTCGGCGCTATCGGTGGGCGCCAGGTGATAGTCGCCGGCCTGCGCGACGCGGTCGTTCAACTCCTCGAGCGAGAGGTCGGCGTCGCCGGCCACGGTGGCCGTCTCGTCGGCGAGCGAGACCTCGGCCCGGTCAACGTGCGGGCTGGCGAGCAGCGACTCACGTAATTTCTGCTCACAGGATTGGCAGTGCATGCCAGAAACGTCAAACACGGCTTTCATAGCGGAACCCCGCTGCACAGCCGCCGCGCCCTGGAAAACCCGCCCAACGACACACTTACGAAGAATGCCCAGGGCGACGACCGACTGCTATTAACGGTCGCGCAGGGCGGGCGCTAGGACCTTAATGCAAGTCGGGCGCCAACCTCGCTACCCGTGGCCCTCTTTCCGGCCCTTGCGGTTCAGGAACTCGTACATGTTGAACCTTTCGGGGAACGCAACGCCCTTTTCCCGCGCCCACGACTCCCACACCGCGATCAGCTCGTCCCGCTTGTCGGCGTTGGTCGCGGCCAGGTCGTTCAGCTCGGTGCGGTCGGCTTCGAGGTCGTAGAGCTCCCATGGCTTCTTATACTCGCGGACCAGCTTCCACTTCCCGTGCCGGACGGCGGCGTTGCCCTCGTGCTCCCAGCAGACCGGATCGGCGTGGATCGGCGCGTCCGAACCGGTCAGCAGCGGCAGCAATGACCTGCCCTCGCAGGGCGGCACGTCGTCAGGGTACTCGCCGCCGGACAGCTCCAGGCAGGTGGCCATGAAGTCGGGCAGGTAGGCCAGGCGTCGCACAAAGCCGCCGCTGTCGCCGCGGGGGATGCCCGCCGGCCAGTTGGCGATCATCGGCGTGCAGTGGCCCCCCTCGTGCACAAAGTGTTTGTACTTGCGGAACGGCGTGTTGCAGGCGTTGGCCCAAGCGAGGCCGATCCGCGGCCCGTCGGTGGTTTCGAGTGGCGGGTCGAGCACCATCCGGTGCCCGCCGCCGCCCAGGCGGCCGCCTTCCTGGCAGGCGCCGTTGTCCGACAGGAACAGGATGAGCGTGTTGTCGCGCTCGCCGATCGCGTCGAGGTGCGCCAGCAGCTTGCCGACGTTTTGATCCACCGAATCCAGGCAGCCCGCGTACGCGGCCATGACCGCGTCGAGGCGGTCCTGCTGCTGCGGTTTGAGCGAATCCCACTGGGGTCCGACGTGTTCGGCCGGCGTCACCTCGCCCTCGAACAGCCCCAGCTCACGCTGCTTGGCCTGCCGGGCCTGCATCATCGGCGCCCAGCCCTGCCGGTACTTGCCGCGGTACTTCTCGTAGTCCTGCCGCTTGGCGTTCAACGGCCAGTGCGGCGCGTTGTAGGCCAGGTAGAGGAAGAAGGGCCGGTCGTCGGCGTGGTTGGCAGCGGAGAGGAACTCGAGCGCCTTGTCGGTGAACGCGTCGGTGGCGTACCAGTCCTCGCCGGTGGGGACCGGGTCGTTGCCCAGTGTGATGCCGCGACCGCCGCCGGGCTTGAAGTAGTTGATTGCGCCGCTCAGGCAGCCGTAGTACTTGTCGAAGCCCCGCTGCAGCGGCCAGCACTGCTGCTGCGCCGGGTCCACGCCGACGTGCCACTTGCCGGTCATCAGCGTGTGGTACCCGGCGGAGCGGAGCACCTCGGCCAGCGTTACGCAGTTGTCGTTCAGGTAGCCCTGGTAAGGGCCCTCGAACCCCAGCGGCTGCCCGGGTGGGGCGGTCATGTGGCCGACGCCCACCTGGTGCGGGTGCAGCCCGGTCAGCAGGCTGGCGCGGGTGGGACAGCACCGCCCGGCGTTGCAGAACTGCGTGAACCGCAGACCGCCGGCGGCGAGCGAGTCGATGTTGGGGGTCTGGATCTCCGAGCCGTAGCAGCCCAGGTCGGAGAAGCCCATGTCGTCGACCAGGATCACGACAATGTTGGGCCGGTCATCGGCGGCGGTCAGCGGGCAGAGCGTCAGGCAGAGGAGCAGCGCGGCGAGGAGTCTTGGCATGATCTCGGTGGAGAGGAGGGAAGCTCAGGGAACTTAAACGGGGCTAGCGGTTGTCGGAGGCCCGGCTGCCGGCGGGTGGTCGACGCCGACCGCGGCCGGTCAGCAACGCTACGGCTGCGTGGCCGTTCGGGCAGGACGCTACACGATCAGCTCGGGGATCACGTGCGCCGGGACCACACCGGTCAGTTTCTGATCGAGCCCCTGGAAGCGGTGCGTGAACCGCTCGTGGTCGAAGCCCATGAGGTGCAGGATCGTGGCGTGAAAGTCGCGGATGTGGATCGGGTCGCGGACGATGTTGTAGGAGAAGTCGTCGGTCTCGCCGTGGATGTGTCCTCCCTTGGCGCCGCCGCCCGCCATCCACATGGTGAAGCAGCGGGGGTGGTGGTCGCGTCCGTAGTTGGTTGGCGAGAGGTTGCCCTGCGAGTAGATGGTGCGGCCGAACTCGCCGCCCCAGATCACCAGGGTGTCCTCCAGCATGCCGCGCTGCTTGAGGTCTTCCAGCAGCGCGTAGCAGGGCTGGTCGACGTCTTTGCACTGCTCGGGCATGCGGCCCGCCAGGTTGCCGTGGTGGTCCCAATTGTTGTGGTACACCTGCACGAACCGCACGCCACGCTCCGCCAGCCGGCGGGCCATCAGCGCGGTATAGGCGAACGAGCCCGGCTTCTTGGCGTCCTCGCCGTACAGGTCGAAGGTGTGTTTCGGCTCGCTGGCCAGGTCGGTCAGCTCCGGCACGCTGGCCTGCATGCGGAAGGCCATCTCGTACTGGTGGATCCGGGTGGCGGTCTGCGGGTCCCCCAGCCGCTGGTAGCCCATGTGGTTGAGCGCGTTGATGCCCTCGATGGACCGGCGGCGGAGGCGGTCGGGCACGCCGGGCGGGTTGTTGATGTACAGGATCGGGTCGCCCTTGCTGCGGAACGACACGCCCGCGTGCTCGCCCGACAGGTAGCCCGACGCCCACAGCCGCGAGGAAATGGCTTGCTCCTGCTCGCGGTTGGTGGGGATGGCGATCAGCACCGCGAAGGTCGGCAGGTTCTGATTGATCGGCCCCAGCCCGTACGACGCCCACGCGCCCAGGCATGGGCGGCCGGGCACCTGGTTGCCGGTCTGCAGCGCGGCGATGGCCGGTTCGTGGTTGATCGCCTCGGTGTGCAGCGACCGCATCCAGCAGATCTCGTCGGACTTCTTCGAGAGCCAGGGCAGCAGCTCCTGGTTCATCCACATGCCGGACTGGCCCTGCTGGGCGAAGCTGTACTTGGACGGCGCGATGGGGAACCGCGCCTGGCCGCTGGTCATGGTGGTTAGCCGCTGACCCTGGCGGATGGACTCGGGGAGGTCCTTGTCGTACCAGTCACGCATCCCCGGCTTGTAGTCGAACAGGTCCATCTGCGAGGGGCCGCCCACCATGTGCAGGTAGATCACCCGCTTCGCCCGCGGCGCAAAGTGCGGCCCCACGGCCGCGGCGCTCGACGCCTGGGCGGTCGACTCGCTCAGCAGCGAAGCGAGGGCGGCGCCGCCCAGCAGGTTGCGGCCGCTGGTGAAGAAGTGTCGGCGGGTGGCCAGGTCGAGCATGGTTGGCTTCCGGAGGTGGGTGTCGAGGCCGGCGGGCCGGGGAGTTTCCCGGGTTTGGCGGCCGGGTCCTACTTGTTCAACGCTTCGTCGAGGTTCATCACCTGGCTGCAGATCATCGTCCACGACGCCAAATCGGCCGGCGCGATCCCGTCGTACAGCGGCGTGTCGCCCACGCCGATCAGGGCGGCCGCCGCCACCGGCTCGGCCTGGTAGTAGTCGTCGTAGGCCTGTTTGTCGGTCAGCAGCACGTCCCGCTCGGCCGCGGTGAAGTCGCGGCAGAGCACGCGTCGCGCCACGCGGCGCAGCGCCTGGCGGTCGTCGTCGGGGAAGTCGCGCAGTGTGTTCTCGGCCAGCCGCCGCGCGGCCTCGACAAACTGCGGGTCGTTAAGCGTGACCAGCGCCTGCAGCGGCGTGTTGGTCCGCTCGCGCCTCACGGTGCAGACCTCGCGGCTGGGGGCGTTGAACGCGTCGAGGTTGGGCGGGTGGGCCATCCGCTTCCAGAAGTGGTACAGCGTGCGGCGGTGCAGCTCCTCGCCCTGGTCCTGCACGTACTCGCGGGTGTCGGCGCCCGGCAGGCCCACCACGTTCCAGATGTCGCCCGGCTGGTAGGGGCGCGTGCCGGGGCCGTACATCTTGCGGGACAGCAGCCCGCTGGTCGCCAGCGCCGAGTCCCGCAGCACCTCCGCGTCCATCCGGAACCGCGGGCCGCGGGAGAGCAGGGCGTTGGCGGGGTCGCGCTCGATCACCCCGGGAGTGGCCGCGGCCGACTGGCGGTACGCGGCGCTCATCAGCATCTGCTTGAACAGCCGTTTCACGTCCCAGCCGTTGTCCTGGAAGTCGACCGCCAGCCAGTCCAGCAGGTGCGGGTGGCTCGGCAGCATCCCCGTGACGCCGAAGTCCTCCGGCGTGGTGACCAGCCCCTGGCCGAAAACCTCCTGCCAGAACCGGTTGACCGTCACGCGGGCGGTGAGCGGGTTCGATCGGTCGACCGTCCAACGCGCCAGGCCGAGCCGGTTGGCCGGCGCGCCCTCGGGCAGCGGCGGCAGCGCCGCGGGCGTGGCGGCGGCGACCTGCTCGCCCGGCTGGTCGTAGGCGCCCCGCAACAGGACGTGGGCCATCGGCTGCCGGTCGGCGCGTTCCCGCTGGATGTGGGTGACCGGGCTGCGGGCGTCGATCGCGTTGCGCTCCTGCTGCAGCGATGCCACCCGCGCGTCGAGCTGCTGGTAGTCGGCGTCCAGTGAGGTGAGGTAGTGTTCGAAGAGCGTGTGGCGGTCGTCGTCGGTGCGATGCGAAGTGTCTTTGGCGAGCGCCTCCCTCAGCACAACGCCGTCGGCGAGCAGCTTGGCCTCCGAGCCGGACAGCTGACGCTGGTAGAGCCGGAAGTCCCGCACCGAACCGCCGTCGAATACCGAGTCGATGCTCCGCTGGCCGATCCGCAGGGGGGTGTCGGTGCGGATCGAAGCGTCCTTGTTCAGAGAATCCTGGTCCACGTTCAGCGGCGCCTGCTGGCCATTCACGTAGATCCGGATGCCCGCCGCCTTGCCTGACCCGTCGTACGTCGCTACGACGTGCATCCACTGGTCGGCCTGCACCACCGCGTCCTTGGTGCTGACTTTCAGGGCGTTGTTGGGCCAGCTATCGATGATGTGCACCGCCAGCTTCCCGCCCGACTGCCACAGGTCCCACCCGCGGTGGCTGTTCGCGACGTCCATCTTCGCCACGATGCCGGCGCCCGACCCGGGGCTGGCGCTCCGCACCCAGGCGGCGTAGCTGAACGAGTCGTCGCGCTCGAAGTCGCCGTTCTCGCCGAGCGTGATCGTCGCGCCGTGGCTCAGCACCACCGCCGCGTCCGATCCCTCGTTGTCCGACCACCGCAGCGGGCCGGTAGCGGCCGGCGTGGTGGAGCCCGGCGCCAGGTTCTGGGGATGATCGCCCCGGCCCTCGGTAAGCGGTAGCCGCGCCAGCAGGTTGTCATCGGAGACGCGGGCCAGGCTTGCGGGGGTGGCTTCGGCGAGCCAGGCGTCGAACGCGCGTCCGGCCCCCGCCCGGTGGTCGGCCCGCCGCTTCTCGGCGGCTGCGATCTCGGCCGGCAACGCCTCCCAGCGGGGCAGGTCCGCCTGGGTGGGGACCTTGAGCGTCGGGCCCAGGCCGTCTTTGACGTTGCCGTCCTTGGCCGGCGACTCGGTGTTGCTGAAGAACGCGGCCAGCGCGTAGTAGTCGCGCATCGTGATCGGGTCGAACTTGTGGTCGTGGCACTGGGCGCAGTTGGTGGTCATGCCCATGAACACCCAGCCGTAGGTCTGCACGCGGTCGGCGGCGTACAAGGCCAGGTTTTCCGCGTCGATGGTGCCGCCCTCGTTGGTGGTTATGTTGCACCGCTGCAGGCCGGTCGCCACTAGCTGTTCGCGGCTGGGGTTGGGCAGCAGGTCGCCGGCAAGCTGCTCGACGGTGAACTCGTCGAACGGCTGATTGTGGTTGAACGAGCGGATTACCCAGTCGCGGTAGGGCCACATCTCGCGGTAGTTGTCGAAGTGCAGGCCGTGGGTGTCGCCGTAGCGGGCCGCGTCGAGCCAGTACCGGGCGCGGTGCTCGCCCCAGGCGGGGGTCGCCATCAGTCGGTCGAGCCACTCGCTCAAGGCAAGGTCCTTGCGCTGCGCGTAGTCCTCGACAAACTGGTCGGCCAGCTCTGGCTCGGGCGGCAGGCCGGTGATGTCCAGGTGAAGCCGACGGAACAGCCGCCGCGGGTCGCACTCGTCGGCCGGGCGCAGGTCTTCCGCTTCGAGCCGCGCCAGCACGAACCGGTCGATGGCGTTGCGGACCCACGACTCGTCCCGCACGGCCGGCGGGTCGGCCTTCTGTGGCGGGATGAGCGACCAGTGCGGCTCGTACTCGCCGCCCGCGGCGATCCACCGCTGGAGCGTCTGCTTCTGCTCGGCGGTGAGCGTCTTCTTCAGTTCCGGCGGCGGCATGACCAGCGCGGGGTCGTCGCTCAGGACCCGCTCGATCAGGCCGCTGCCGCCCGGGTCGTGGGGCACGAGGGCGCCCAGCTCAATCGCCGCGTCCCGTTGGTCGAGCCGCAGGCCCGCCTTGCGGGCTGCGCTGTCGGCGCCGTGGCACGCGAAGCAGTTCTCCGCCAGGATCGGACGGATGTCTCGGTTGTACTGCAGGTCGTCGCCGGCGTGGGCCGTGGCCGCCGGCATAGCAAAGACGGCCGCAGCAAGAAGCACGGCGATCGGCAGGTCGCGGAGTCTAGAAGCGTGGCAGACGAGGCAATCCATAGCGGGTCCTTGGGGGCGGGACGCGGTCCACGGCCGGGGGTCCCAACGCCGTGGCGGCGGCGCATCTGTTGACCGCCGCCCGCCAGCAGCAACCGGGCTTTACATGATCGCACGCCTGCGGCAGCCGTGTCCAGTTCGCGTTTCGGGGGCCGCCAGAAACCTCATCTACTTTTATGAAATTGCGAGACGAAGCTGAGTCACCTAGCTGCGGACGCTCGTATGCGACCAGCGGTTTAGCGGGCTGCTCAAGGAACACCGAATGCAAGAATCCAGCAGACAACAATTAGTATCAGACCCAGTACGGTCGTAGCGCTGGAACGGACGTAGCGGACCTGCCCGCGGGGGTAGGTCAGTCGATGATGCTTCCACACGTCGTTGGGAATACCTTCGTCGTCGAAGATGGCGTCGCGGACCTTGCCGAACGAGGCGATAGCGACTGCGATTATGCCGACACCGTACGAAGCAACCAACAAGAGCACCAAGAACAGCACGCGAGCGGCGAGGCCAATCAGCAGTTCAATCACTTGCCTGTTTTCTGCGTCGGCGGATTGCGTTGCTGCTAAGCGCGTTCGACCACGCGCTGGCAGTCGGGCAGGCTTTCGAGGAACAGACGGCCGTAGCTCTTGGTCGACAGCCTCGGGTCGAGGCAGACCACCGTGCCGGTGTCGGACTTGGAGCGGATCAGCCGGCCGAAGCCCTGCTTGAATTTGAGGATGGACTCGGGGAGCTGGTAGTCGGAGAAGGGGTTGCCGCCCGACGATCGGATGGCGTCGAGACGCGCCTCGAGCAGTGGGCGGTCGGGGACGCTGAACGGCAGCTTGGCGATGATGACCGTCTTGAGCGCGTCGCCCGGCACGTCGACCCCCTGCCAGAAGCTGTCGGCGCCCAGGAGCACGCTCCGCGGGTTGGCGACAAACTGGTCCACCATCTGGCCGCGGGGCAGGCCGTCGGCCTGGGAGATGAGCTTGAGGTTCCACTCGGCCAGCCACTTCGACAGGCCCGCGCCGACCCGGCGCATCATCTCGTAGCTGGTGAGCAGGACAAAGGTGCGGCCGTCGGACTCGGCGGCGTAACGCTGGATCATCTCGACGCACCGCCGCTCGTACGCCTGACGCTCGGTGGTGGGGTCGGGCATGCCGGTGAGCGTGATCAGCTTGGCCTGACGCGGGTAGTCGAACGGGCTGCCGAGCTTCAGGCCGTCGGACTGGGTAAGCCCGATGCGGGAGCGGAAGAAGTCGAATGACGCCTGCCGACC
This portion of the Posidoniimonas corsicana genome encodes:
- a CDS encoding arylsulfatase, with the protein product MPRLLAALLLCLTLCPLTAADDRPNIVVILVDDMGFSDLGCYGSEIQTPNIDSLAAGGLRFTQFCNAGRCCPTRASLLTGLHPHQVGVGHMTAPPGQPLGFEGPYQGYLNDNCVTLAEVLRSAGYHTLMTGKWHVGVDPAQQQCWPLQRGFDKYYGCLSGAINYFKPGGGRGITLGNDPVPTGEDWYATDAFTDKALEFLSAANHADDRPFFLYLAYNAPHWPLNAKRQDYEKYRGKYRQGWAPMMQARQAKQRELGLFEGEVTPAEHVGPQWDSLKPQQQDRLDAVMAAYAGCLDSVDQNVGKLLAHLDAIGERDNTLILFLSDNGACQEGGRLGGGGHRMVLDPPLETTDGPRIGLAWANACNTPFRKYKHFVHEGGHCTPMIANWPAGIPRGDSGGFVRRLAYLPDFMATCLELSGGEYPDDVPPCEGRSLLPLLTGSDAPIHADPVCWEHEGNAAVRHGKWKLVREYKKPWELYDLEADRTELNDLAATNADKRDELIAVWESWAREKGVAFPERFNMYEFLNRKGRKEGHG
- a CDS encoding DUF1501 domain-containing protein encodes the protein MLDLATRRHFFTSGRNLLGGAALASLLSESTAQASSAAAVGPHFAPRAKRVIYLHMVGGPSQMDLFDYKPGMRDWYDKDLPESIRQGQRLTTMTSGQARFPIAPSKYSFAQQGQSGMWMNQELLPWLSKKSDEICWMRSLHTEAINHEPAIAALQTGNQVPGRPCLGAWASYGLGPINQNLPTFAVLIAIPTNREQEQAISSRLWASGYLSGEHAGVSFRSKGDPILYINNPPGVPDRLRRRSIEGINALNHMGYQRLGDPQTATRIHQYEMAFRMQASVPELTDLASEPKHTFDLYGEDAKKPGSFAYTALMARRLAERGVRFVQVYHNNWDHHGNLAGRMPEQCKDVDQPCYALLEDLKQRGMLEDTLVIWGGEFGRTIYSQGNLSPTNYGRDHHPRCFTMWMAGGGAKGGHIHGETDDFSYNIVRDPIHIRDFHATILHLMGFDHERFTHRFQGLDQKLTGVVPAHVIPELIV
- a CDS encoding DUF1553 domain-containing protein, which codes for MDCLVCHASRLRDLPIAVLLAAAVFAMPAATAHAGDDLQYNRDIRPILAENCFACHGADSAARKAGLRLDQRDAAIELGALVPHDPGGSGLIERVLSDDPALVMPPPELKKTLTAEQKQTLQRWIAAGGEYEPHWSLIPPQKADPPAVRDESWVRNAIDRFVLARLEAEDLRPADECDPRRLFRRLHLDITGLPPEPELADQFVEDYAQRKDLALSEWLDRLMATPAWGEHRARYWLDAARYGDTHGLHFDNYREMWPYRDWVIRSFNHNQPFDEFTVEQLAGDLLPNPSREQLVATGLQRCNITTNEGGTIDAENLALYAADRVQTYGWVFMGMTTNCAQCHDHKFDPITMRDYYALAAFFSNTESPAKDGNVKDGLGPTLKVPTQADLPRWEALPAEIAAAEKRRADHRAGAGRAFDAWLAEATPASLARVSDDNLLARLPLTEGRGDHPQNLAPGSTTPAATGPLRWSDNEGSDAAVVLSHGATITLGENGDFERDDSFSYAAWVRSASPGSGAGIVAKMDVANSHRGWDLWQSGGKLAVHIIDSWPNNALKVSTKDAVVQADQWMHVVATYDGSGKAAGIRIYVNGQQAPLNVDQDSLNKDASIRTDTPLRIGQRSIDSVFDGGSVRDFRLYQRQLSGSEAKLLADGVVLREALAKDTSHRTDDDRHTLFEHYLTSLDADYQQLDARVASLQQERNAIDARSPVTHIQRERADRQPMAHVLLRGAYDQPGEQVAAATPAALPPLPEGAPANRLGLARWTVDRSNPLTARVTVNRFWQEVFGQGLVTTPEDFGVTGMLPSHPHLLDWLAVDFQDNGWDVKRLFKQMLMSAAYRQSAAATPGVIERDPANALLSRGPRFRMDAEVLRDSALATSGLLSRKMYGPGTRPYQPGDIWNVVGLPGADTREYVQDQGEELHRRTLYHFWKRMAHPPNLDAFNAPSREVCTVRRERTNTPLQALVTLNDPQFVEAARRLAENTLRDFPDDDRQALRRVARRVLCRDFTAAERDVLLTDKQAYDDYYQAEPVAAAALIGVGDTPLYDGIAPADLASWTMICSQVMNLDEALNK
- a CDS encoding N-acetyltransferase translates to MKAVFDVSGMHCQSCEQKLRESLLASPHVDRAEVSLADETATVAGDADLSLEELNDRVAQAGDYHLAPTDSAERQPAPHSDYLVEGVEHDADNNRFVYLSDSRESVLSYERPDAGVINLAHTFVPPADRGNGIAARLAESALNYAEQQTLRVIPTCSYVRSYLEDNPRYQSLTNGKKQQADDHEGEPSDASQHNHHSDASHDHDHADHHRSWLATYKPLLLIIGYLIGGTAIAGAAAGVWSAGFLMSVFMGLFFVAFSFFKMLDLAGFAEAYTSYDLIAARWLPYAYVYPFIELGLGVAYLLQVWPVAVNAATLAVMLVSTAGVVNAVARGRDIQCGCLGTMFDLPMSTLTIVEDGTMAVMAAVMLVMLLA